In Lactococcus garvieae subsp. garvieae, the following proteins share a genomic window:
- a CDS encoding phospho-sugar mutase, which translates to MSYNEIYEQWLNADLTPDLHKELLAMDEKTKEDAFYTYLEFGTAGQRGLLGAGTNRMNIYTVRLTTEGLARLMDSKGDAKKRGVAIAYDSRHFSKEFAMETATILADHGIPSYVYDSLRPTPALSFTIRELNTLTGVMITASHNPAPYNGYKVYGEDGGQMPPEDAAALTEYIRQIDDIFSITLGDTEKYIAEGMIKIIGEDIDAKYLKNIETVTINHDLINKYGRDLNIVYTPLHGTGEMLGRRALATAGFEKIAVVEEQAIPDPDFSTVKSPNPESQAAFAMSEELGRKVGADMLVATDPDADRIGVEVRLPDGSYQPLTGNQIGAVLAKYILEAHKTAGTLPANAAMAKSIVSTELVSHIAESYNVEMFNVLTGFKFIGEKIHAWETTGEHTYMFGFEESFGYLIKPFVRDKDAIQAMLLICEVAAYYRSLGKTLYDGIQDIYAEYGFFVEKTLSVTLEGSTGKEQIAEIMGKFRANAPEKFDGLEILLTEDFKELTATSHSGKVEKLTTPPSDVLKYHLEDGSWIAVRPSGTEPKIKFYMAAVADTEAQAQSKIDHFEKEITTFIG; encoded by the coding sequence ATGTCATACAATGAAATTTACGAACAATGGCTCAATGCTGACTTAACACCGGACTTGCATAAAGAACTGCTTGCAATGGACGAAAAAACAAAGGAAGATGCATTCTATACCTATCTTGAGTTCGGTACAGCTGGTCAACGTGGCCTTTTAGGTGCTGGGACAAACCGTATGAATATTTACACCGTACGTTTAACAACCGAAGGGCTTGCACGTCTGATGGACAGCAAAGGCGATGCGAAAAAACGTGGTGTCGCGATTGCTTATGATAGCCGTCACTTTTCTAAAGAATTCGCTATGGAAACTGCAACGATTCTGGCAGACCATGGAATTCCAAGCTATGTCTATGACAGTCTCCGTCCTACTCCCGCATTGAGCTTTACAATTCGTGAGTTGAACACTCTTACAGGTGTTATGATTACAGCTAGCCACAACCCTGCACCTTATAACGGCTACAAAGTTTACGGCGAAGACGGTGGACAAATGCCACCTGAAGATGCTGCAGCCTTGACTGAATATATTCGCCAAATTGACGACATTTTCTCTATCACTTTAGGCGATACTGAAAAATATATCGCAGAAGGTATGATCAAAATTATTGGTGAAGATATTGATGCAAAATATCTTAAAAATATCGAAACCGTTACAATCAATCATGATTTAATTAACAAATACGGTCGTGACCTTAACATCGTTTACACACCTCTCCACGGGACTGGTGAAATGCTGGGACGTCGTGCTCTTGCCACAGCTGGTTTTGAAAAAATTGCTGTTGTAGAAGAGCAAGCCATTCCCGATCCAGACTTTTCAACTGTAAAATCACCGAACCCTGAAAGTCAAGCTGCCTTTGCTATGTCTGAAGAACTTGGCCGTAAAGTTGGAGCTGATATGTTAGTTGCTACTGACCCTGATGCTGACCGTATAGGTGTTGAAGTCCGCTTACCAGATGGAAGCTACCAACCGTTGACAGGTAACCAAATCGGTGCCGTTTTAGCTAAATATATCCTCGAAGCACACAAAACAGCGGGCACATTGCCGGCTAATGCGGCTATGGCTAAATCTATCGTTTCTACTGAGTTAGTCAGTCATATTGCTGAAAGCTACAACGTGGAAATGTTTAATGTACTCACTGGTTTCAAATTCATCGGCGAAAAAATTCATGCTTGGGAAACGACAGGTGAGCACACTTACATGTTTGGTTTTGAGGAAAGCTTTGGCTATCTCATCAAGCCTTTTGTCCGTGATAAAGATGCCATCCAAGCAATGCTCCTTATCTGTGAAGTTGCGGCTTACTACCGTTCTTTAGGTAAAACACTCTATGACGGTATTCAAGATATCTATGCTGAATACGGCTTCTTTGTTGAAAAGACACTATCCGTTACGCTTGAAGGAAGTACCGGTAAAGAACAAATTGCTGAAATCATGGGTAAATTCCGTGCCAATGCACCAGAAAAATTTGACGGCCTTGAAATTCTTTTAACTGAAGACTTCAAGGAACTTACTGCAACATCACACAGTGGTAAAGTTGAAAAATTAACCACTCCTCCTTCTGATGTTTTGAAATATCATTTAGAAGATGGCAGCTGGATTGCTGTTCGTCCTTCAGGTACAGAGCCTAAGATAAAATTCTATATGGCTGCTGTAGCAGATACTGAAGCACAAGCACAAAGTAAGATTGATCATTTTGAAAAAGAAATCACAACATTTATCGGATAA